Proteins from a genomic interval of Streptomyces sp. Tu6071:
- a CDS encoding AAA family ATPase yields the protein MARQLGHSHGAVRNAALTLVRRGEADQDGNGTGTGQPTFRANAKTSAAGRAAVISPPGTHSPRAQAATARTTIPAATTPRQTGPIRRAGGQLYHPRELADLPDVEALNRLRDADVPVLLYGPPGTGKTSLVEAAFPDLLTVAGDGDTTVGDLIGEYTQDDAGAYVFQYGPVVTAMTEGRALLIDDASLISPKVLAALYPAMDGRRQIQVKAHKGETIKAESGFYVVAGHNPGVHGAVLTEALSSRFSVQIQVGTDYDLALALKIDARVVRVARHLARQVELGELGWAPQLRELLSYQKTEAVLGTKAALANLIGIAPLEDRDAVAEAVTKAAGVKNVAPLTLGKQLPASAARQPPSAGSAHRGHAR from the coding sequence ATGGCCAGGCAACTGGGGCACTCCCACGGCGCCGTCCGCAACGCCGCCCTCACCCTGGTGCGACGCGGCGAGGCCGATCAAGACGGAAACGGGACCGGAACCGGACAGCCCACGTTCCGCGCGAACGCGAAGACTTCCGCAGCGGGTCGAGCCGCTGTGATCAGCCCACCGGGCACCCACTCTCCCCGCGCCCAGGCGGCGACGGCCCGCACGACCATTCCCGCAGCAACCACGCCCAGGCAGACCGGCCCGATCCGTCGCGCGGGGGGCCAGCTCTACCACCCCCGGGAGCTGGCCGATCTGCCCGATGTCGAGGCGCTGAACCGCTTGCGTGACGCCGATGTGCCGGTGCTGCTCTACGGCCCTCCGGGCACCGGTAAGACGTCGTTGGTGGAGGCGGCGTTCCCGGACCTGCTCACCGTTGCCGGCGACGGTGACACCACGGTCGGCGACCTGATCGGCGAGTACACGCAGGACGACGCGGGGGCCTACGTGTTCCAGTACGGCCCGGTGGTCACCGCGATGACCGAGGGCCGCGCCCTGCTGATCGACGACGCCAGCTTGATCTCGCCGAAGGTCTTGGCGGCGCTGTATCCCGCGATGGACGGGCGCAGGCAGATCCAGGTCAAGGCCCACAAGGGCGAGACCATCAAGGCCGAGAGCGGCTTCTACGTGGTCGCGGGCCACAATCCCGGCGTCCACGGGGCAGTGCTGACGGAAGCGCTGTCGAGTCGTTTCAGCGTGCAGATCCAGGTCGGCACGGACTACGACCTCGCCCTGGCGCTGAAAATCGATGCCCGGGTGGTCCGGGTCGCCCGGCACCTCGCCCGCCAGGTCGAACTCGGCGAACTTGGCTGGGCACCGCAGCTTCGCGAGCTGCTCAGCTACCAAAAGACCGAGGCCGTCCTCGGCACCAAGGCCGCGCTCGCAAATCTGATCGGCATCGCTCCGCTGGAGGATCGTGACGCCGTCGCCGAGGCCGTCACCAAGGCCGCCGGGGTCAAGAACGTCGCGCCCCTCACCCTCGGCAAGCAGCTCCCCGCCTCGGCCGCCCGGCAGCCCCCGAGCGCCGGCTCCGCGCACCGGGGACACGCGCGATGA